CGGGTCGAAGCCTACCTGGGTCCGGCCTGCGCCCTGCACCACGAGGCCAAGCCTTCACGGGAGACGCCATGAGCTTCATATCGAAACCGCTGGACAGCGTCGCGGGCTGGAGCGTGCGCCGCAAAATGGACATTCTCCTGGCGTTCGTGCTCGTCCTCCCGCCCCTGGCCGTACTTCTCCTGGCCCAGGCCGCGGATCACCGACTGCTGAACGCCGCGCTCGTGGCCATGCTGGCCGCCTCCGTGATCCTGTTCATGCCGCTCTCGGCCCTGCTGAGCCATCTGCTCGCCCTGCGCAACATCAACCAGCTCAACACCCAGTGCCTGCGGCTCAAGGAAGGGCGCTACACCCCGGAAAACCTGCCCCCGGAACAGGACGAGGAACACGACTTCCTGCGCCTCAAGCGCAACCTGCACGGGCTCGGCCTGGCCATCCAAAGCCGGGAACGCAGGCTCTCCCAGGCCATCGACAACCTGGCCGACGCCAGGCGCAGGATTGAGGAGAGCATCGAATACGCGGGGCTCATCCAGCGGGCCTTTCTTCCCGGAGCGGACGCCTTCGCGCCGCTGACGCGCGACCATTTCCTGCTCTGGAGCCAGCGCGACGGCGTGGGCGGGGACGCCTGCTGGATCAGGCCCTTTCCGGGCGGATTCCTCGCGGCGGTCATCGACTGCACCGGCCACGGCGTGCCCGGAGCCTTCATGACCCTCATCGTCCATTCCCTGTTCGACAAGGCCGCGCGCGAGGGCCGCGACTCCCCCGCCGCCCTGCTCTCGCGCGTGAACGCCCTCATCAAGGAGTCCCTGGGCCAGACCGGACGCGGCGCGACTTCCGACGACGGCATGGACTGCGCCGTCTGCCGGATCGAGTCCGCTGCCGGACGGCTGACTTACGCCGGGGCCAGGATCCCCCTTCTTGTCCTGAACGCCGGAGAGGTCGAGGTGCTCCGGGGCGACCCCCTGGGCGCCGGATACGTGCGCACCCCGGCGGACCACCGCTTCAGCGAACGGAAAATCGCCCTGGTCCCGGGGCAACGTTTCTACCTGGCCACCGACGGACTCGCGGACACGGTGGGCGGCCCCAAACGCCTGCCCTTCGGCCGCGGCCGGTTCATCCGCTTCATCCTGGAGCAGGCGGGCGTCCCCCTGGCCGACCAGGCCGAGGCCTTGGAGCGCCACCTGTCGGAATACCGGGGCGGCGAGCCCCGGCGGGACGATCTCACGGTTCTCGGATTTGAAGTCGAGGCAAGGAGCTGATCCCATGACCCCAGCCATGTTCGAGGACTATGAGAAATTCCGCCGTGACGGCGTGATGCTCTATTTCAACGGCCCCGTGTCCCAGGCCGTCCTGGAGGGAATCGCGGACATCATGCGCCGGAGGATGGATTCGGAGGATACGGAGCGGGCCGTGGCCCGCAAGGTTTTCGCCCTCCTGGTGGAGCAGATGCAGAACATCGTGCGCTACTCCTGTGAACGGGCCGCCCTTGAAGGCGGCGAAGGGGAATTCGCCCAGGGGCAGGTGGTCGTGGGCCGCGAAGCCGACGGCAGCTTCTTCGTGGCCAGCGGAAACAGAATCCGCGCCGGGGATGGCCGCAGGCTCTCGGAGCGCCTCCTTCGCGTCCAGGGAATGAACCGGCCCGATCTCAAGGCCTACTACCGGGAATGCCGCCGGGCCGGACCGGACGCGGAGTCCGCCGGGGCCGGTCTGGGCTTCATCGAAATGGCCCGCCACGCGGCGAAACCACTGGATTTCGCCATCGTGCCCGTGGACCGGGACACTTCCTTCTTTTCCGTGAAAGCCACCGCTTGAGGGGGGAACGCATCATGACCGCGCTGACCGTGCAGGGAACCAAATCCTCTCCGCACATCCACTTCGATCCCGTGACCAGGGTGCTGGAAATCCGGGGCGAGTCCTATCCTGAAAACTGTTCGCGATTCTACGGCCCGGTCTTCGACTGGCTGCGCGATTTCCTGGCCGTCACCGGCGACGGCGTCGAACTGAACATGGAGATCGTCTACTTCAACAGCTCCACCTCCAAAACCTTTCTCGACCTCTTCGACCTCCTGGACCATGAGGCGGGCAAGGGCCGGGAGATCGTGATCAACTGGCGCTACCACGGCGAGAACGAGACGGCCCAGGAATGCGGGGAGGAATTCATGGAAGAGGTCCGCAACGTGCGCTTCAATCTGGTGGAGATCGCCAATTGAACGCAGGGCCGTGTCGAGAATCCAAATCAAGAAGGAAAGAGAGAATCATTTCATGAAATTGCCGTCAGTCCAACAATAACGCAAAAGGACAGCATGACTTCCCCCACGATCCTTATCCGCCATTCCATCCCCGGCCGCGTGCGCCTGCAGGCGCGCGCCCTGCGCCGCGACGCGGCCGCGGCCGGCCGTCTGGAGCTCGCCCTCGGCGGCATGGACGGCGTGCTGGCCGTCCGCTGCAACATGGCCTGCGGCAGCATGGTCGTCCGCTTCGACGAGGACCGGCTGGACCGGTCCGCAGTGCTTCGAAGGGCCGAAGACATCCTCTCCGACGGCCGCCACCCGCGCCCTGGCCGGCTCCCGGCCTGCGCCTCCGAACTCTGCTCCGGCCGGGCCTGCGAGGCCACCCGCATGGGCTGCGACCCCGTGCGCCCGGCGACACGCCGGTTCGCCCTGGTCAGCGCCGTCATGGGCGTGGTGGGGCTGCGCAAACTCCTGGGCCTGGCCGTGTCCGGGGCGGCGCTGAGTCCCCTGGGCCTGGCCGCAGCGCTCGTCTCCGTGCCCTTGTTCCGGCAGGCCGCGCGACAGGCCCGCCAAAAACGCTTCACCCTGGAGTCGTTCCTGGGCGCGGGCTGCATGGCCGCCGTCGTGACGGGCGAAGCGCTCACCGCCTTCGAGATTCTCTGGATCCACTCCGGGGCCGAGTTGCTCAAGGCCTGGATCACGGAACGGTCGCGCCGTTCCATCGCCGGCATCCTGCGCCTGAGCGGGCATCACACCTTCATCCTGGTCGACGGCGTGGAGGTGGAGGCCGAGGTGGACAGCCTGCGGCCCGGGGACGTGGTGGTCCTGCACACCGGCGAGAAGGTCTGCGTGGACGGCGAGGTGGAGAGCGGCGAGGCCCTGCTGGACGAATCCCCCATCACCGGGCGGGCCGACCACGTGCTGCGCAAGCCCGGAGACCGCGTCCTGGCCGGAACCTTCGTGCGCCAGGGCGTGATCCGCGTGCGCGCCAGGGATGTGGGGGACGGCACCTACCTCGCCCGCATCCTGCGCCAGGTGGAGGATTCCCTGGAAAACCGCGCGCCCATCGAAGGCGTGGCCGACCGCCTGGCCTCGCGGCTGGTCCGCCTGGGATTCCTGGCCACGGGCGCCACCTGGATCTTCACCGGCAGCGCATGGCGGGCCTTCTCCGTGATGCTCGTCATGGCCTGCCCGTGCGCCACCGTCCTCGCGGCCTCCACGGCCATCAGCGCGGCCATCGCCTCCGCCGCCCGGCGCAACATCCTGATCAAGGGCGGCCGCCATCTGGAGGAGATCGGCCGCATGGACACGGCCTGTTTCGACAAGACCGGCACCCTCACCGGCATGGAGCCGGTGCTGACCCGCATCCTGCCCCTGGACGGGACGGAAGAAGAGGCCCTGCTGCGCATGGCCGTGTCCGTGGAGGCGCACAACCATCACCCCTTGGCCCAGGCCGTCAAGGCCGAGGCCGCGCGCCGGGGGATCGCGGCCACGCCCCACTCGGTCTGCGACTACACCCTCGGCATGGGCATGCGCGCCGAGGTGGGGGGATCGGTCATCCTGGTGGGCAACGGCCGCCTCATGGAGCGCCACGACGTGCCCCTGGCCGACGCCCGGAGCCGGGCCCGGGAGCTGCGCCGGGACGGCCATACCGTGCTCTACATGGCCCGCGACGCCGAGGTGCTCGGCCTGCTGGCCTTCGACAACCGCATCCGGCCGGAAAGCGCGCGGGTGCTGGCGGCCTTGCGCCGCAACGGCGTGAAGCGCGTGGTCCTGATCACCGGCGACGAGGCCGGCGCGGCGCGCGGCCTGGCCCGAAAGCTCGACATTCCGGAGCACCACGCGGCGCTCCTGCCCGAGGACAAGGCCGCATTGGTGCGGGACCTGCGCGACCAGGGGGCCCGCGTGCTCATGGTCGGCGACGGCATCAACGACGCCCTGGCCCTGGCCGAGGCCGACGTGGGCGTGGCCATGGGCGTGGGCGGCTCCGAGGCGGCCGTGGAGGCGGCCGACATCGCCCTGGTGGACGACGGGCTGGACGGCCTGGCCTACGTCCAGGACCTGAGCAAAAAGACGCTGCGCGTGGTGCGCCAGAATTTCTGGATCGCCACGGGCTCGAACCTGGCGGGCGTGGCCCTGGGGGCCGCCGGGCTGCTTTCGCCCGTGGCGGCCGGGCTCCTGCACATCGTCCATTCCCTGGGCGTGCTGGCGAATTCCTCGCGCCTTCTGCGCGCCCAATCCCTTCCCCCCATGATCGAGGAGAAGCCGTGATGGATTTCCAGCTGCTCATGGAACTCAGGGAGCACCTGAGCGTGGCCCACCACGTCCGGGGCCGGATCCGGCTGCGCTTCAGCCTGGGCCTGCTGACCGACGGCCGGGCGATGGGCCTGCTGGCCTCGGCCAAGGGCGCGCCCCTGCCCGCCGCGGTGCGGGGGGTGCGGCTGAACGTGGCGGCCCGCTCCGTGGTGCTCGAATACGATCCCGAAATCGTCCAGCCCCGGGTTCTTGAGGAAGTTCTGACCACCGACGACGAGAACCGGTTCAGGGTACTGGCGGAAGAACTGAAAACGCTTGCTCCGCAAGCATGACGCAAGGAGGTTGACGGCATGGAAGAGAATGGACGCGCTGAAATGGCCGACGCGGGACGCGCACCCGAAGACGGCGGCATGTACCGCTATGTGAAGGGGGCAGGCTTCGTCCCGGCGGACTCGCCCGAAGCCTGGGGCCAGGGGCAATCCCAAAGCCAGGGACAGGGTCGGGGCCAGGGCCAGGGACGCCCCGAGGGAACCGAGCCCAAATACGACCAGAACCGTTTCGGCGAGGTCTACGGCATGTTCAGCGACGCGGTGAACGGCAAGGCCGATCCGGGCAAGATCCTGGGCTTCCTCCAGGCCTCTGGCGAGGATTTCTGGAAGGGGGCCCTGGTGGGCGCGGCCGCCGTGTTCCTGCTCAACAACAGCGCGGTCAAGGGCGCCCTGGCCGGAACCTTCGGCGCCATGTTCGGCGCGGCCTCGGAAGAGGCTCCCGCCAAGACCAAGGCCGCCGCGAAGAAATAGGAGGACTCCATGAGCAAGCTCGCGATCATGAGAAAACGCATGCTCGGCGCGGCCACGGTCGGCGCCGTGATGGTGGGCGCGGTGGCCGGGGGCGTGGACGCCGCGGCCCGCGACATCCGCAAGGTCAAGAACGGCGAGATGAGCCGCCGGGACGCGGCCGCGGACGTGGCCCGCGAGGCCGGGACGACCGGGCTCGCCACCGGGGCCGCGGTGGCCGTGGTGGGAGCCCTGGGCCTGGGCGGAGTGCTCTCCGTGCTGGGCGTGGCCGCCATGGCCACGGGCGCCAAGTATCTCCTGGATTCGGCCGTGGACAAGGCCGCCCGGACGGCGAAACCCGCCGCGACGCCCAAGGCCGCTCTGGCCCCTTCCCGCTCGAAGACCGCTCCGGCCCCGAAGGCCCGGAAGGCCAAGAGCGTGAAGGCCAAATCCAAGGCCGCTCCGGCCAAGGCCGCGATCCCCCCCGCCGAATAACCGCAACCACACGAGGAACGAATCATGAGCGAACACGCCACCCCGTCCGTCGGCGGCGCGCCCCAGCCCGCCCAACCCCAAGCCGAGTCCGCCGCCTCCCCGGGCTCCTGGTTCAACGTCTCGAATCCCGGCTACCTCAAGGGACTGCTCCTGGGCGCGGGCGTGGCCCTGGTGGCCACCAACCCCACCGTGCAGAAGGCCGTGATCTCCGGCGCGGTGCGGCTCTGGGCCGCCGTTCAAGGCGGCGTCGAGGAGATCAAGGAACAGATCCAGGACGCCAAGGCCGAGTTGAGCCAGGAGGGTTAGTCCCGTGCCGGCGACGATGAAGAAGCCGCCGCGAACCGGAACCGCCGGGGGGAGCCTCTCCTCCCGGCGGGCCCTGGCCAAGGCGGGCATGACGGTGAGCCTGGGCCTGCTCCTGGTCACGGCCTTCACCGGAACCAGGCGGCGCACCCTCTCCCGGGCGGTGCATCTCTGGTCCGGCGCGGCCCTGGCGGGGTTCTCCCTCTGGCATCACGCACTCTATCCGGCGAAGGCCAAGCGGAAGGAGCCGTCGTGACCCGGGAGCGGCCCAGTCTCCGGCGCGTGAGCGTGATCCACGAACTGCCCGGCCGCCTGCGGCTGCGGGCTCGTATCCTGGCCGACCCGTCCCTGGACCGGGCCTACCTGGAGGCCCTGCTGGGCGGCCTGCCCGGGGTGCGCTCCGCGCGGGTCAACGAGCGCGCCGCGAGCCTCGTGCTGGAGTACGACGGGAAGAAGGCCACCCGCCGGAAGGTCCTGGACCTCCTGGGGCGCATCCCGGACGAGGCCTTCCTGCCCGAACGCGAGGAGGAACGGGAGATCGCCCTGCCCGCCGTGCTGGGCCAGGCCCTGGCCGCCTGCGCCACGCCCTTCCTTCCCGGTTGGTCGCGCGCGCCCCTGGGCTGGCTCCTGGGCCTGCCGACCATCCTGGCGGGCCTGGGCACGCTCCTGAACCGGGGGGTCAAGGTCGAGGTCCTGGACGCCGCGGCGGTGGCCTTCTCGCTCCTGCGGCGCGACCACTTCACGGCCAATGCCGTGGTGGCCATGCTCGGCCTGGGCTCCTGGCTGGAGCAGTGGACCCGGAAGAAATCCGACCAGTTGCTCAAGAACCTTCTCCGGCCCCAGGTGGAGACCGTCTTCGTGGAACGCGACGCCCGGGAGGTGCGGCTGCCCTTCGACGAGCTGCGCGTCGGCGACATCGTGGTCTGCGGCGCGGGCGAGCTGGTTCCGGTGGACGGGATCGTGGTGGACGGCGAGGCGGCCGTGAACCGCGCCTCGATCACCGGCGAATCCCTGCCGGTCCACACGGCCCTGGGCTCGGACGTGCTCTCGGGCTCGCTGGTGGAGGAGGGCCGCATCAAGATCGCGGCCCGGACCGTCGGCGCGGAGACGAGCATGGCCCGCATCGGCCGCTTCCTGGAGAACTCCCTGCGCAACAAGTCCGCCTCCCAGAAACGCAATGACGACCTGGCCGACCGGCTGGTTCCGGTGACGTTCGCCCTGGGGCTGGCGCTCTTCGCCCTGACCCGGGACGTGCGCCGGGCCGCGGCGGTGCTCACCGTGGACTACTCCTGCGCCCTGAAGCTGGCCGCGCCCGTGGCGGTCAAGTCCGGGATGCACGCGGCCGGGCACTGCGGAGTGCTGCTCAAGGGCGGCCAGGCCCTGGACAACCTCGCCGGAGTCGACACCATCGTCTTCGACAAGACCGGCACCCTGACCCTGGGCGACCTGCGGCTCACGGATGTCCTGCCCCTGGACGGAGGCGACCCCGAGGAACTGCTGGCGCTGGCCGCCGGGGCCGAGGAGCACTATTCCCATCCCGTGGCCCGGGCCGTGGTCCGCGAGGCGAGGACGCGCGGCCTGGAGCTGCCGCCCATCTCCCAGGTGGACTTCATCGTGGCCCACGGCGTCTCGGCCTTCGTGGAGGGACGCCGCGTGCTCGTGGGCAGCCGCCATTTCCTGGAAGAGGACGAGGGCGTGCCCTGCTCCGCCGCCGACGCCAGTGAAAAACGGCTGCGCTCCCAGGGCAAGTCCCTGCTCTATCTGGCCCGCGACGGCCGCCTCCAGGGGCTTCTGGCCCTGCGCGACGAACCGCGCCCGGAAGCGGCCGAGGCCCTGGAGATGCTCCGCGCCCGGGGAATCAGCAGGGTCGTCATGCTCACCGGCGACCACCGCGAGACCGCCGAGGCCATCGCCGCGCGCCTGGGCCACGTGGACGAACTGCATGCCGAACTCAAGCCCGAGGACAAGGCCCTCATCGTGCGGCGGCTCCAGACCGAGGGCCGCTTCCTGGCCTTCGCCGGGGACGGGGTGAACGACGCCCCGGCCCTGCTCTCGGCGGACGTGGGCGTGTGCATGCCCGGAGGCGCGGACCTGGCCCGGGAGTCGGCCCAGGTGGTCCTGCTGGAGGACGACCTGCGCGCGCTGGCCGTGGCCCGGGACATCGCCGCGCGCACCCGGTCCGTGCTGTCCGACACCTTCAAGGCCACCGTGGGCTTCAACTCCGCCGTGCTCCTGCTGGCATCGGGCGGCCGCCTCTCTCCCGTGGCCTCGGCCCTGCTCCACAACGCCTGCACCCTCGGCATCGTCGGCTACGCGGCCCTGGCGGGAGGAGGCAAGCCCGCATCGGCCGCCGCCTTCCAGCGGCCCGCCCCCGGCGGGGAGGTTTCCTAGCATGCTGCTCAACCTGCTTCAGGCCCCGGCCCAGACGCCGCTGCTCATCGTCCGCGTGGCCGACCCCCAACTGGAGGGCCGGCTGGCCCGCATGGGCATCTTCCCCGGCAGCCAGGTGGAGCTGCTGGACGAGGAGGTGGCCCTGCACACCGTCCGGGTGCGCGGCCCCAGGGGGGAGATCCTGCTGGGCGGCGGAATGGGGGGCAAGGTGGTCATCCATCTCGACGACGGCGGCATGCGGCCGCTGACCGAACTTTCGCCGGGCGACACCGGGCACATCGAGGCGGTCACGGCCGGGGAAAGCCTGACCGAGACGCTGCGCGCCCTGGGGCTGGACGACGGCGACCGCATTGAGATGATCCGGGCCCTCCCGCCCATGGAATATGTGGCGGAGGTGCGCGGCCGAGGCCGGGTGCGCCTGGCCGAGGGCATGGCCGCGAAAATCCTCGGCCGCATGGGCGGCCTGGAATGCCAATTCGCCAACGCCCAGGCCGGCAAGGACTTCATGGTCACCCGCCTGTTGGGCGGCGGCCGCGCCAAGCGCGCCATCGCCGCCCTGGACATCAGCCCCGGGGATGTGCTGCGTCTGGAATACGTGGCCAAGGCTCCCAGCTACCGCTTGTCCGGCGGCGACCGCGTCGTCCTGGTCAGCCGGGAAGGATTGCGCCTCTTTCTGCGCCGCGACCAGGCCGAGCTTCTGGTGGTGCAGACGCTGAACAACGAGGAGAAAACCCCTTGAAGATGGCCCGCGAAGTGTTTCTCGATTACCTGCGCGAAAAGGGAATGAGCATGACGCCCCAGCGCGCCACCATCGTCGAGACGTTCCTGGAAACCGAGGGGCACTTCTCCTCGGAGCAGTTCTTCGCCAAGGTCCGCCAGGCGGACCCGGCCATCGGGCAGGCCACGGTCTACCGCACCCTCAAGCTCCTGGTGGATTCCGGGCTGGCCGAGGCCTTCAACAGCGGCCAGGGCGCCCTGCTCTACGAGCACGGCTACGGCCACGCCCACCACGACCACCTCATCTGCCTGCGCTGCGGCCTGAAGATGGAGATCGTGGACCAGGAGATCGAACGCCGCCAGGAGCTTCTGGCCCGCGACCACGGCTTCGAACTGACCAGCCACGGGATGATCCTCTACGGCTTCTGCCCCGACTGCCACGGCAAGGAGTGAAGCCGTGGGGGAAAAGATCGCGGCGCGGCCCCGGCTGATCCACGCGACCTCGCGGCGGTTGCGCCTGCGCTGGTCGACGCTGCTCCATCCGGCCCTCGACCCGGACTACCTGGAGGCCTGGCTGGAGCAGTTGCCCGGGGTGACCGCCGCGAGGGTCAATCCCCGCGCCGCCTGCCTGGTGCTGACGCATGACGGGCGTCCAGGCCTCCTCGACGACATGCGCGCGGCCCTGGCCGACGTTCCCGCCGCGGCCTTTTCCCGCCCGGCCCCGGCCCGGCCCCGCCGCCGCCTTCTGGATGTCGCGGCGCACTTGGCGACCGCGCTGGCCCTCCGCCTGCTCCCGCCGGGCCTGGGGCTGGCCGGAGCCGCGCTGCTGGGGGTTCCCGCCATCCTGCGGGGCCTGGACATCCTGCTCACACGCGGCATAAAGGCCCCGGTCCTGGACATGGCCACCATCGGGTTCTCCCTTCTGCGCGGCGACGCCTCGGCCGCCGCGGGCATCTCCTCCATGGTGGTCATCGGCGAATACCTGCGCCAGACCACCGAGGACCGCTCCAACGGCCTGCTCAAAAGCCTGCTGGCGCCGCCCGTGGAACGGGTGAGGGTGGAGCGTCCCGACGGCCGCGAGGAGACCGTGCCCTTCGCGGAGGTCCGCGAAGGCGATCTGGTGCTCTGCGGACCAGGCGAGACGCTGGCCGTGGACGGCGTGGTGGAGCGCGGCCGGGCGCTCTTGAGCACAAGCGCCATCACCGGCGAAGCCGCGCCGGAGGAAGCGTCCGAGGGACGGTCCGTCCTTTCCGGCTCTTTGGTGGCCGACGGCCGCCTGGGCGTGCGCGCATCCCGGGACGCGGGCGAAAGCTCCATGGCGCGCATCGCCGGATTCATGAAGCGGACCCTGGCGGAAAAATCTCCTTGCGAACGCCTGAGCGACCGCATGGCCGACCGGCTGACGCTCCTCACCCTGGGAATGGGGGCGGCGCTCTACGCGGCCACCGGCGATGCCGGGCGGGCGCTCTCGGCCCTCACCGTGGACTACGTCTGCTCCGTGAAGCTGCCCGCGCCCGTTGTGACCAAGGCCACCATGTACGCCGCCGCCAAGCGCGGCGTGCTCGTCAAGAGCGGCACCGCGCTGGACGCCCTGGCCCGGGCGCGGGTGATGGTCTTCGACAAGACCGGAACCCTGACCCGGGGGGAACCGGAAGTCAAGGATTTGCGCGTCCTGTCCGGGGTGGATCCGAACCGGCTTCTGCTCTTGGCGGCGTCGGCCGAGGAGCGCTGGGGACATCCGGCGGGCCGCGCCCTGATCAACGCCGCCCGGAAGCGGGGCCTGGCCCTTCTCCCCGCCCGGGACACGGACTGCGCCGCGGCTCAGGGCGTGGCCGCCGTGGTGGACGGCGTGGCGGTGCGGGCTGGCAGCGGCCTTTTTCTCAAACAAGGCGGAATTTCGTGCGCCCCCCTGGAGCATTGGGCCGGGGAAATGGGCCGCCGGGGCGACAGCCTCGTCTTCGTGGCTCTCGACGGCCGCCCGGCCGGGGTTCTGGGCCTGCGGGACGGCCTGCGCCCCGAGGCCACCGGCGTTCTGGCCGGATTGCGGAAACGCGGCGTGGAGCGGATCGTGGTCCTCACCGGCGATCGCAAGGAAGCGGCCGACGCCCTTCTGGGCGGACTGGAGGGCCTGGACGAGGTGCGCGCGGGCCTGGGGCCGGAGGACAAGGCCCGAATCGTGGCCGGGTTGCGCGCCGAAGGACGCGGCGTGGCGGTGGTGGGCGAGGGGCTCAATGACGCCCCGGCGCTGCTGGCCGGCGACGTGGGCGTGTGTCTGGCCGGTCAGTCCGGGCTCACCCGGGAATCGGCCGGAATCGTCCTCCTGCGCCAGGACCTCCGGGGCCTGCTCGCCGCCCGCGATCTGGCGGTCCGGGCCGGAAACATGCTCCGGGGGTGCTTCACCACGGGCCTGGCCGTGAACACGGGGCTGCTCCTGGCCGCCGGAGCCGGACGTCTCTCGCCGGTGTCGGCGGCCGCCCTGCACAACGGCAACACCTTCACCCTGCTCGGGCTGGCGGCCTGGGCCTGCGGCCGGGACATGAACGGCGGCTGAGCGGAATCCCCCGTCCTCGCCGGAAGACGGGGGATCGCGGGTCAGGCCTTCGCCTTGGCCTTGCCCTTCACGGCGGGCTTGCGGGCCTCATCGGCCAGGGACCGGAGGCCCTTGCGGACCTCGGCCGTCTTCCCGCCGACCCAATCGGCGGCCTTCATGCCGCCGCGAACGGCTCCCACCATGACCGGCCGCAGGGCCTCCGAACGGGCCGCGGCGCAGACCGCCATACCCAGCAGGGCCACCCCGGCGGCGGCGACGGTGACACAACGCAGATGCAGACTCATGGCGCACCTCCCTCGGCTTTCGCCAGCCTGCCCCATGTCTGCTTCAGATCGCCCTTCCGGGTCAAACGGTGAAAAGCGTTTTCAGTTTTTCTTCCCCGCCTCCGCCGCGCAGCGCGGGCACAGGCCGACCAGTTGCGAACGGCAGCGGTGCAGCACGAACCCCTCCTGACGGGCGGCGACCTCCTGCATCCCCTCCAGATACGGACTGCTCACGGCCACCCGCCGCCCGCAGCGTTCACAGATGAGGTGACAGCAGCATCCATCCACCGCCTCATAGAGCGCCGTCCCGGAATTCAACTGGATGCGCCGGGCCAGACCGGCCCGCAGCATATGCCCGAGCGCCCGGTACAAGGTGGAAAGGCTGATGCCGTTCTCGTCGCCTCCCACCTCCGCCAGAAGTCCCTCGGCGCTTACGGGACCAGGCAGTTCAAGGAAGACCCCGAGGATCTTCTCACGTTGCGGCGTGAGCTTGAGATTATTGGCTTCCAGGTACTCCTTGAGTTGCTCCCGCGCCTCCATCGTTCCTCCACACGCTCCATGCCGACGATCACCGCCGGCGTTGCGACTATTCTCATCCAGGCGGCGGATTATCCGCGCTTCTCCGTAGCCCGATGACACCACTATCAACTCTTTCTTTTTATTGACACTTTTTGCGTCGAAGTTTAGTCATGATAAAGAAAATCATTTTCAATATCAACTCAATCCCGGGAGTGAAAGAAAGAGCAATGGACCAAAACAGGACGTTGCGGAACCTCGGCCCAGGCGAAAGCGCCCTGGTGATCGCGATCGACGGAGGCCGCATGGCCACCATGAGGCTGGAAGACCTGGGCATCCTCCCCGGAGTCGAGATCAGCGTATTGGCCAATGCCGCCGGCCCCCTGCTCGTCTCGGTGGGGGAATCACGGGTCATCGTGGAGCGGGGCATCGCCGACAAGGTCCGGGTGATCTGAGCCCGGGCCCATGAAACAGAGGAGAAGCGAATGACTCTCAACGAAATGTCGCCCGGCGCGGCCTGCGTCATCAAGGACATGACCGCCGACGGCGCCCTGGGACAACGGCTCATGGATCTCGGTTTCTACCCCGGAGCCGGTGTCCGCGTGGTGCGCAACGCCCCCCTCGTGGACCCGGTGGAGTTGGAGTTGGAAGGCTATCACGTCAGCATCCGGCACGACGAAGCCCGACACGTGGAGGTTCACGAGGCATGAGCCGGAACATTCTCGCCGCCCTGGCCGGCCAGCCCAATTGCGGCAAATCGACGATCTTCAACATGCTCACCGGCGCACGCCAGCACGTCGCCAACTATCCCGGCGTCACCGTGGAGAAGAAAACCGGCCGCCTCCAGACCGGCGAACTGCGGGTCGAGCTGGTGGACCTGCCAGGCACCTACAGCCTGACCTCCTATTCCCTGGAGGAGCGGGTTTCCCGGGATTTCCTGCTGCACGACCGCCCGCGCGTGGTCATCAACGTGGCCGACGCCTCGAACCTGAAACGCAGCCTCTACCTGACCCTGCAGTTGCTGGAGATGGATGCGCCCCTGGTGCTCAACCTGAACATGATGGACGTGGCCCGACGCAGAGGGATTTCCATCGACGAGAAGGGGTTGTCGGAGCATCTCGGCGTACCGGTGGCGCCCACGGTGGGCAAAAAGAGGGAAGGGGCGGCGCGGCTGCGCGAAGCCTTGGGCCTGGCCGCCGGAGGATGTTGGGAAAGCACCCCGTTCAAGGTGCAGTACGGGCCGCTGGAGCCCTTCATCGCCGCGCTTGAGGACAGGCTGTCGGCTGACGAAAAGCTGGGCGCGATGTACCCGCCCCGCTGGCTGGCGGTCAAACTGCTGGAGGGCGACGCCGAAGCCGGGGCCCTGCTGCGCGAACACGGTGAAGACGCGCCCGGGTTGCTGGCCGAGGC
Above is a genomic segment from Desulfovibrio aminophilus containing:
- a CDS encoding FeoA family protein — its product is MDQNRTLRNLGPGESALVIAIDGGRMATMRLEDLGILPGVEISVLANAAGPLLVSVGESRVIVERGIADKVRVI
- a CDS encoding ferrous iron transport protein A; translated protein: MTLNEMSPGAACVIKDMTADGALGQRLMDLGFYPGAGVRVVRNAPLVDPVELELEGYHVSIRHDEARHVEVHEA